Proteins found in one Loxodonta africana isolate mLoxAfr1 chromosome 21, mLoxAfr1.hap2, whole genome shotgun sequence genomic segment:
- the HSDL1 gene encoding inactive hydroxysteroid dehydrogenase-like protein 1, whose protein sequence is MAAVDSFYLLYREIARSCNCYMEALALVGAWYTARKSITVVCDFYSLVRLHFIPRLVSRVDLIKQYGRWAVVSGATSGIGKAYAEELASRGLNIVLISRNKEKLQIVAKDIADTYKVETDIIVADFSNGREIYVPIREALKDKDIGILVNNVGVFYPYPQYFTQVSEDKLWDIINVNIAAASLMVHIVLPGMVERKKGAIVTVSSGSCCKPTPQLAAFSASKAYLDHFSRALQYEYASKGIFVQSLIPFYVATNMTAHSSFLRKCRWLVPSPKVYAHHAVSTLGISKRTPGYWSHSIQFLFAQYMPEWLWVWGANILNRSLRKEALSCKA, encoded by the exons ATGGCTGCCGTGGACAGCTTCTACCTGTTGTATagggagattgccaggtcttgcaATTGCTATATGGAAGCCCTAGCTTTGGTTGGAGCCTGGTATACGGCCAGAAAGAGCATCACTGTTGTCTGCGACTTCTACAGCCTGGTCCGGCTGCATTTTATCCCTCGCTTGGTGAGCAGAGTGGATCTGATCAAGCAGTACGGAAGATGGGCGGTTGTTAGTG GTGCAACCAGTGGGATTGGAAAAGCCTATGCTGAAGAGCTGGCAAGCCGTGGTCTCAATATTGTCCTGATCAGTCGGAACAAAGAGAAGTTACAAATTGTTGCTAAAGACATAGCTGACACTTACAAAGTGGAAACTGACATTATAGTTGCAGACTTCAGCAATGGCCGTGAGATCTACGTCCCAATTCGAGAAGCCCTGAAAGACAAAGACATTGGCATCTTAGTAAATAATGTAGGTGTGTTCTACCCCTACCCCCAGTACTTTACTCAGGTCTCCGAGGACAAACTCTGGGACATCATTAACGTAAACATCGCCGCAGCTAGTTTGATGGTCCATATAGTGTTACCAGGGATGGTGGAGAGAAAGAAAGGCGCTATCGTCACTGTCTCTTCCGGCTCCTGCTGCAAGCCGACTCCCCAGCTGGCCGCATTTTCTGCTTCTAAG GCATATTTAGACCACTTCAGCAGAGCGTTACAATATGAATATGCTTCTAAAGGCATCTTTGTACAGAGTCTGATCCCGTTCTACGTAGCTACCAACATGACTGCTCACAGCAGCTTTCTGCGCAAATGCCGGTGGTTGGTGCCTTCACCCAAAGTATACGCACATCATGCTGTTTCTACCCTTGGAATTTCAAAAAGGACACCAGGGTACTGGTCCCATTCCATTCAG tttctttttgcaCAGTACATGCCTGAGTGGCTCTGGGTGTGGGGAGCAAACATTCTCAACCGCTCATTACGTAAGGAGGCCTTATCCTGCAAAGCATGA